A stretch of the Gigantopelta aegis isolate Gae_Host unplaced genomic scaffold, Gae_host_genome ctg4436_pilon_pilon, whole genome shotgun sequence genome encodes the following:
- the LOC121392759 gene encoding galactose mutarotase-like — MSATVITLTNSKGFAVTTTSQGGVIVGIKLPNGPDKDQGYPGEVEVIATYTVTEDNEICLEYCATTDAPTPINLTNHCYFNLAGKITGATTHNILEVYTNQPCVQLYQGGYLDGSYNGLDGKPILKYTGLCLETQKHPDAINQPNFPSTLVRPGEKYYSKTVWKFTSE, encoded by the exons ATGTCTGCCACTGTTATAACACTAACTAATTCTAAAGGTTTTGCAGtaactactacatcacaagGTGGAGTTATTGTTGGCATCAAATTACCTAATGG TCCTGATAAAGATCAGGGTTATCCTGGTGAGGTTGAAGTTATAGCTACCTACACTGTTACAGAGGACAATGAAATTTGCTTGGAATATTGTGCTACCACAGATGCTCCGACACCCATTAATCTGACCAATCATTGCTATTTCAATCTAGCTGGGAAG aTTACAGGAGCAACCACTCACAATATACTTGAGGTCTATACTAATCAGCCCTGCGTTCAGCTGTATCAAGGAGGGTACCTCGATGGTTCTTATAATGGACTGGATGGAAAACCTATTCTGAAATATACTGGTCTGTGTCTTGAAACTCAGAAACATCCAGATGCTATTAATCAG CCAAATTTTCCCTCCACTCTTGTGCGTCCTGGAGAGAAGTACTACAGCAAAACAGTCTGGAAGTTTACCTCAGAATAA